Proteins encoded by one window of Cystobacter ferrugineus:
- a CDS encoding alpha/beta hydrolase → MKSKLAHPPFDPELAALLPALEGYVPVNMTPERLEHFRALKMPTIEELIGDLPVQCVDYTIPGYQGVDIVVSVISRKDHHEPGPGIYNIHGGGMVMCNRFAAVHPLVDWAMKHDAVGVTVEYRLAPEHPHPIPVEDCYAGLEWMAKHAEELRFDPDRLVIFGGSGGGGLAAGSTLLARDRKGPKLAGQLLQCPMIDDRNETVSSYQYQGTGVWDRTSNLTAWTAVLGERRGSDNVSPYAAPARATDLSGLPPTFIDVGAAEVFRDEAVAYANSIWVAGGNCELHVWGGAFHGFYDIAPQSALAQACIAAREAWLARLLAR, encoded by the coding sequence ATGAAGAGCAAGCTCGCACATCCGCCGTTCGACCCGGAACTCGCCGCGCTCCTACCGGCCCTGGAGGGGTATGTGCCGGTCAACATGACTCCCGAGCGCCTGGAGCATTTCCGGGCGTTGAAGATGCCGACCATCGAGGAGCTCATCGGCGACCTGCCCGTCCAGTGCGTCGACTACACCATCCCCGGCTACCAAGGTGTCGACATCGTCGTCTCGGTGATCTCACGCAAGGACCACCACGAGCCCGGCCCCGGTATCTACAACATCCACGGTGGCGGCATGGTCATGTGCAACCGGTTCGCGGCGGTCCACCCGCTGGTGGACTGGGCCATGAAACACGACGCGGTGGGCGTCACGGTCGAATACCGTCTGGCTCCCGAGCACCCCCATCCCATCCCCGTCGAGGACTGCTATGCCGGTCTCGAATGGATGGCGAAGCATGCCGAGGAGCTGAGGTTCGACCCCGACCGTCTGGTCATCTTCGGCGGCAGCGGAGGCGGCGGGCTCGCGGCGGGCTCCACGCTGCTGGCGCGCGACCGCAAGGGACCGAAGCTGGCCGGACAGTTGCTCCAGTGCCCGATGATCGATGACCGCAACGAGACGGTCTCCTCCTATCAGTACCAGGGCACCGGCGTCTGGGATCGCACCAGCAACCTGACCGCCTGGACGGCGGTGCTCGGCGAGCGGCGGGGCTCCGACAACGTGTCTCCCTACGCCGCGCCCGCTCGCGCCACGGACCTGAGCGGCCTGCCGCCCACGTTCATCGACGTCGGCGCCGCCGAGGTGTTCCGTGACGAGGCCGTGGCCTACGCCAACTCCATCTGGGTCGCGGGTGGCAACTGCGAACTCCACGTCTGGGGTGGCGCCTTCCACGGGTTCTACGACATCGCACCCCAATCCGCGCTCGCCCAGGCCTGCATCGCCGCGCGCGAGGCCTGGCTCGCGCGTCTTCTGGCCCGCTGA
- a CDS encoding right-handed parallel beta-helix repeat-containing protein, with protein sequence MRSPMIDFSIARGPLLFCLLMPAVASAATLTVGPGKTYATPAAAAAVARDGDVIEISAGVYRNEAIWKAHGLTIRGVGEGRAHLDAAGLTLANRKAIWVIQGNGTTVENIEFSGASVPDKNGAGIRQEGSGLTVRNCYFHDNQNGVLAGDKADSDILIESSWFARNGAGDGQSHNMYINRVRSFTLRFSYSQGAKVGHLVKSRAYRTSILYNRLTGEEGNPSYEIDLPNGGRVEVVGNLIQQGTAAENPALLSFGAEEATNPEQALFVINNTFVNDRTAGGTFVRIVSSPTARIINNLFIGAGTPVSGTATQVSNLVTDRAGLVDPARFDYHLKATSPAINAGTDPGTDGTQSLAPQFQYVHPLGGEPRQRLDGAWDVGAFEYGTPPSPSTDGGTPGVPGSPGEDGGTPVVPGSPGEDGGGPTPDAGCGCTTSGAASSTLALLLLLALGRRRVV encoded by the coding sequence GTGCGTTCCCCCATGATCGACTTCTCGATTGCCCGAGGCCCCCTTCTCTTCTGCCTGCTGATGCCCGCCGTCGCGAGCGCCGCCACGCTCACGGTCGGACCGGGGAAAACCTACGCCACGCCAGCGGCCGCGGCCGCCGTCGCCCGTGACGGGGACGTCATCGAGATCTCCGCGGGCGTCTATCGGAACGAGGCCATCTGGAAGGCCCACGGACTGACGATTCGCGGCGTGGGGGAGGGGCGGGCGCATCTCGACGCGGCGGGTCTCACGCTCGCCAATCGCAAGGCCATCTGGGTCATCCAGGGCAACGGCACGACGGTGGAGAACATCGAGTTCTCCGGGGCGAGCGTCCCAGACAAGAACGGGGCGGGCATCCGGCAGGAGGGCTCGGGCCTCACGGTGCGCAACTGCTACTTCCATGACAACCAGAACGGGGTGCTCGCGGGCGACAAGGCCGACAGTGACATCCTCATCGAGTCCTCGTGGTTCGCGCGCAACGGCGCGGGCGATGGCCAGTCGCACAACATGTATATCAACCGGGTGCGCAGCTTCACGTTGCGCTTCAGCTACTCACAAGGGGCGAAGGTCGGGCACTTGGTGAAGAGCCGTGCGTACAGAACCTCCATTCTGTACAACCGGCTGACCGGCGAGGAAGGGAATCCCAGCTACGAAATCGATCTGCCCAACGGCGGACGGGTGGAGGTGGTGGGCAACCTGATTCAACAGGGGACGGCGGCGGAGAATCCGGCCCTGCTGTCATTCGGAGCCGAGGAAGCGACCAACCCCGAGCAGGCGCTCTTCGTGATCAACAACACCTTCGTGAATGACCGCACGGCGGGGGGAACCTTCGTGCGTATCGTCAGCTCGCCGACGGCGCGGATCATCAACAACCTGTTCATCGGCGCGGGCACGCCCGTCAGCGGCACGGCGACGCAGGTGTCCAACCTGGTCACGGACAGAGCGGGCCTCGTGGACCCGGCGCGCTTCGATTACCACTTGAAGGCGACTTCCCCCGCCATCAACGCGGGGACGGACCCGGGGACGGACGGAACACAATCCCTGGCGCCCCAGTTCCAGTATGTCCACCCCCTGGGCGGTGAACCGCGCCAGCGCCTGGACGGTGCGTGGGACGTGGGCGCGTTCGAGTACGGCACTCCGCCCTCCCCTTCGACCGATGGTGGGACTCCGGGCGTCCCGGGCTCGCCGGGCGAGGATGGAGGGACGCCGGTCGTCCCGGGCTCGCCGGGCGAGGATGGGGGGGGCCCCACTCCGGACGCGGGCTGCGGATGCACGACGTCGGGAGCGGCCTCCTCGACCCTCGCGCTCCTCCTGCTGCTGGCGTTGGGGCGGCGGCGAGTCGTCTGA